AAAGCCCAGTTTTGGTAAAGATTTGTAGgtttatttcatattaaaaaaaaaaaaaagaaaatttgttcaCATCGCTTCGAATGGCGCTACAAATTCAATTATAAAGCGTTTATATGAAGGCAAAGTTTCTCTCAaggttaaataataataaatatatttttaactaatttcattttgatattaatttattattacgaaaaaaattactaaattttaaagttactttttcaaaaaaattgtttttttttttttgttgttgtttgcttttaatttaacatgacgctctctctctttctctctgtcTCTTTATCATCCACGTTTTTCATtcgtatttttcaaataatctcTTTTTTAAATCTGGCGGATAAGTAACATAAATGTAATGTTCGTTATGAGctaaatcattttgaatatcTGTCGACGATGGTGGTCGCATTGATGTCGACGACGACATATCTGAGGAATATTTTCCACCAATTGTTGTATCACAGTCAACCATTGTAACGGCTGTTGATGGAAGTCTAGTTGTGACTTCTCGACGTTCATATATTTCTTGTTGCGGATGATGTGTCAAATGGTGTGAAACAACTGGTGGCGGACCAGCCATATAACGCGGACTGCTATGGTGTTGTTGTGGTGCATAATGATGGTAATCATAACGATGCACATTGTTGCTGCTGATTGTCATTTCTTCAGagctacaaaaatacaaaaagggtttgaaaaaataaacttacattttaggaggtaaaataaaaacatactcAAAAAGTATCCAAATGATatagtaacaaaaacaaattcccaGAGAAAGTACCATTACAAGGATGAGAATAAGACCCCAAGGGAATGCTCTTGGTTCGAGTGGTCCATCCTCCCAGTATCGATCACAGGACAAATACCAGCAAACAGCTTTATTCATCTCCTCTgtaataagaattaaaaaaaaagaagttaacttTTTATACCTCTCTATCATTTTATGTTAAGCTCTAACCTTCCATCTCTTTGAATGCATGGTCTGTCATTTGGAGTAATAGACCAGCTATGCAACTCCTCAACAAGTATTCACACTTTGATTTTAGTTTGCTTAGGTCCTCTGTACGACAATTGGCTCGAACTTTCTGAATATTTACTGTACTCCCAttagttgttttattattggtCTCTTCGGATGTATTCGATTGTACTAAAGGATCAATTTTCATTGATGAATGATTGGCGGAcgaagacgatgacgacgacgaagaagacgatgatgatgatgatgacgatgaagatgaagattttTTCGAATCATCTATATTTTCCTCAGGAATTGGTTCtagaataaaatttgtaaaaagggTAAGTTTGAAAGCAAACACATaaactattaataattatttatattaccTTTAACAGGCTCCTTACTTATATCTTTAAATTTACTTTGGCTACTTTTATCCGGACATAGTTGGCGATTTTGGACTTTTGAAGCTCTTGTTGCTCCAAGTGCAGAAGATCTGAAAATAAAGGAACTTAATATCTCACAGTGTCTAAAAAGTTTAACACATCCGAACTGGGAGCTATCATTAATTAAATGTCTCTTTTGGAATGCAAATACTTTTCTCGTAAAGGCCCCAGAATTTCAGAGGAAATTTTATTGATGATGATAAGCCCCATAAGATTTTCTACTAAATGCACATTTAGAATTAAGTTACCTTAGTGGAATCAAACTCAGGTAAGCAGCATTAGCTTTTGCTAGGGCTGAACTTTGTCCCAAAGAATTACCCCATACTTCAATGTCAGTTACAATATGAGTGTCTCCGCCTGTAAGACTGGCTTCTTCCGATTGAAAAACTTCGCAACGCATAATATCGCAGAAATCAGCAAAACATACAGCATCTTCGGcctgcaaataaaaacaacaaagggATGTCGGTTAAACAAGtaatgtacatttttgaatttttattttattaatattatattcataACTCTCTCTCTACTTAAAGCATGTCAATGAAACTCACTGGAACTTCTTTAAAGTATTTATCacgaaaagaaacaaaaaatactgttgAACTAAGTGGTTAATGTTGGAATGATTGAAATGTTTGTTGAATGGATGATTTAATGGGAAATCATAGTGAAACTCCGACAGTTCCTTttgcaaatattattattattaaaatcttaattttttaacaatatttatgtaCTTAACGATAAGGAATAAGGACTTGGCAATCCTGTCTTCTGCCTAATTTGACACTCTattatgaaatacaaaataaacagaaataaataaactaaataattaattaataataaactaaatttattaaattattgaaaataaaataaaatattatacaattttaattacgGTTTGAGAAAGTAAAAGCTTGGGGgctattcaaaaaatatcgaaataaaaacaatttaattctcttcaaaaaaaacaatgcaaaatTTCAAAGAGAAAAGCAAagaatttgattaattttacctCATCTATTGATCCTAACTCATCTCCAACTAAAATCTGGCATCACATTCGTTGTTTAACTGGTGAGTACACTAAACATAATATTAAAGTCATTAAAACCACCACAGGTTCTATTTCCAACCCCACCGACATCAGTAACCACTTTGTACTTACTTGGTCAAACTAAGCCAAGGATGAAAATTTTCATACTGACTACATCTCACAAAAAGACCGCTGTCTTCTTTTCTCTATAGATAATAGCTCTATTTTTTCTTCGGCAAAATTAGTAGAAAATAGGATTTCACTCCTTGAATTCGAAAGTTGTCTACACAAACTTAAAGGTAAAACACCCAGCAGAGACAGGATATCAAAtcccattttgaaaaattttccggCAACTGCAAAACTAAGGCTCATACAACTGTATAATAATATGGTGGATGCCTAAaccaaagaaaaacataaacaacgTTAACGGTTTTAGACCTATTTCCCTCATACTATGCGTTGctaaagttcttgaaaaaattgtagCCAAACGTTTGCTTTGGCTAATCAATTCTAAAAATCTGATAAAACCAAATCAAGTAGCTTTTCAATCCAACAAAGTATGCACAGATGCACTAGTTCACTTAAACTTTTACATGTCTAACGCTCTctttagattttgaaaatgcGTTTGATAGAACAGGTATTCACCTCTTACTCAAGAAACTTATTACTTGGGGCATCGGCCcgaaaatgtttaactttattaaagCCTTTCTTACCAACAGAAAAATAAGTGTTAAAACACAACACTATTTTTCACCATTTTACGCCTTGTCAAATGGAATTCCTCAAGGACCTCCACTATCTATGGTGTTATTTATTATTGCCTTTGAAGACTTAAATTCTATTATTgcaaatcacaaacaaattGAACACACCGCTCACGCTGAAGACTTTTATATTCTGACTCCACCTACTATCATGTTACTACTAACAAACGTTCTCAATGATATTCTTGCCTGGTCATCTCGATCTGGAGCTAGACTAtcattgaacaaatttaatactttaCATAGATATTTGCCGTAAAACGTCAtgcaataatatttctttttctgtaaacaatgtaaatattaataatgtcAATAGTTTAAGTATCTTAGGCTTATCTTTCAATAATAGATATAATTGGAAAACTCACTGTTTGGAGTTGAAAAAAAGCTTAACTAAAAGaactaatattattaattatttagcaagcaaaaaatgtaatgttcatgtaaatacattttgtaataTAAGTAGATGTTTAATTTTAAGCAAGATTGACTAAGGGCTCTTTATTTATGGAAATTTTAAACCACCCTATCACCAAAGTGTACGGAGGAGCCTAAATGCACTCCCAACAAGcaccatacaaaatataattgttgAAGCTGGTATGCCCACTTTAGAGGAAAGAACTACATCTACAAAAGCAAAACTCTTTATCAAACTCGCTTTCCCAAATGGctctattattaaaaaaggttttaattctacaatcaaattaaaaacaccaAAACGGATACCGTCAGCAATATCCATTGCAATAACCAAAGCAAAAGAACTAGGCATGCCAGTCaagcaaattaataaatatgtatatgccACATTTTCCCCCATGGAATATGCAACCTAAATCTTTCATCATGAATTTGTCAAATCTCAACGAAAAtaacatatatataaaaaggtATTTTTCCGGACCTTATTAAGTGTcatcagaattttaaaaaaaatggatggaACTTCCTTTTCTCAGATGATTCAAAAACTGCAACAAACACGTCTTTTGCTTCTGTGAACGAAGATGGTTCTTTGATTTGTGTTGGTATACCTACTCAATCGACCAGTTTACATTTTTACTGCCGAGGGTTTTGCCGTTCTGAAAACCATAACAACATGCATCTCtcacaacaaaaagtttgttatatCTTCAGACAGCCTATAAGTCATAAAAGCTGTAAAAAATCCTGATCACAATACTGTCATAACTAACAAGATCCGAGGGTACCTAGCCATATGGGTATAAAAGGTAATGAGCTGGCAGATTGCTCAGGCCAATCATGACATGACCCTGGCTACCTACCACCAAACTCGATCTATTACGCTACATACAAAATAAGCTTGAACTTAAAGCTTATCCGACTGGAGAGACTACATTATTCAACAATCAACACGGATAGACTTAAACCTATCTTTCCTGTCACCACATCAAAAGCTATGAACACGACTTTCATTAGACTTCGGCTTGGTCATACAGTCAGTCACCAGTCCGTTTTGTAACGCTCGCATCGACATCATTCATAATTTGAACAACTGCCGAGCTACACCAACGAATATAAACGCTACACCAAATTTTTCCGTCTACGAAGCTCTACAACGCCCTAGTTaagaaaacattcaaaatatacataatttgttcattaaattgaaaattgacatttaactttaaaataactaACATTTAAGTTTACCTTAGAGCCGAAAGTCTTGTAACTTGTGctcgttttttgtatattagcattataattgtaattatgtatatgttaataaattattataataatattaataagttgATCTATGACACAGTGAATTTTACAATTCgaaaatgatttaaaacttagtttaggttaggttaaagtgactgtctgtgatggagtaggacacacttaagCCAGTTTAACGGTTAAATGTGATATTAAATTAATCTTTAgtctttcttctaagctcaatagaACTAGTTTGAGTCAATTACGAAAGGGGCAAGACTGTAAATTTGTATACGATTGAGATCGTTATATAAGAATTCTGCTTGGTTATTTTTGCGTTTTCGAGCAAGAGCAGGACATGTATAGAAGAGGTGAAGAagtgtttcctcctcttcctcatcaatacagcttctgcaaaagtcatttgagtgCCATGCTTTTTATTAGACACTGCCCAATTATGACACTGATTATCGAACTTGCATATATGCGAAGTTTTAGCAGTAAGATTGGTAAACATAAGATGCCATTCATCCACATTAAGACTCCATTAAGTTTAGGTTAGTATCATGGGAGATAGCTAGCTAATTCCATTCCTTGTAAGGAAAGGCATAAGATTGATAGCTTAACCatgaacgatttatttcatcACTCTTATTATGTAGGCGTAGTTAATGTTGATATTGTGAGTCAGACTTTACGTAGTTAACATAATTCGGTATGAAGTTTGGTAACCCAaataagagttttaaaaaatgactttGAAGTCTTGAAAACTCCTCGAGAGGCAAATATTGTAAAATCTGTGTCCCAGAGAACTAGCATGTAGAACAAGTAGCTCAAAACATGCGGTATTTGGACACTAGATcatttttggtattttcaaaaaaaactttggccatatcaaatttaaagctaactttgttttttttttgcttttttgtttggcGTGCTCCGAAAAGTTCAAATTAtgcaatatatatttaaacttttgcaTTAACTCAATACACACATTTTTGAGCGACCAATATTATCTTCGGGAAGTCTTCTTCTTGACgtgtttcaaaaatcattattttctttttgtatttaatgcaAGCCCCATGTCTTGCAAAAGAAATTTGGTTTGTTAATTTGTAGCTGCAAAGTGAACGGATTGTCTTTGTCAGCTAGTAAAGCAAAGCTATCTCCTTCAAGTACATCACAGATAtcgtcaataaacaaagcaaacataaTTGGGCTTAAAATGCAGCCCTGGGGAACCCCAGCTGTCGTTTCAAACCAGTCTGAAAattctgattttttgtttgtttttataagcattccacattctggatgtgcggttaaaaaaagaatctctgtacgtccgaaattgagctcaaggttaaactgatatGCATTagtagaagtacgagtattacggttaaattgtttgagggggggggggggggggggggaatgcaacttgCTGATTCTTCataacactgtttataaaaatatcggtagaacaataAAAGGCATGGTAGATTGCGGCGTAATTGTTTCGATCATAGTTCTAttgctcttttttggatcctgtccaaaatacttaaacttgttttagggacacttgcccaaatatgcgagttatattcaagttttggatgaATGAAGGCGAcacaagggacttgaaagttaagcaagtttctagtatctgattggccagctgccaacaaattaccttccaattaaggcaactttaatgaaaagttaaatggaaagttagtaaaaaaaatctccccaactatcaagtcaagtctacgtttgtcaaaatgacagttgatcatgttttttcgttaaactgaaagctgaactttataactttttaatttatttattttctgcacaacttcattcaatttgaaaaaaaaataactcatatttccatacaatacaaaatacaaattgtgatGGACTCTCAGCTTGCATCAGAggtgttttgtaaacaataatgtttttggtagtttttatactatgaacttgaagtagaggtttgtgaagtaaagttccaaatttgaaattcatgacatttggaaaactaactagttgccttggtcaaaattcacgttcaaagaatgaagttgactgcaaatgatgtACCttgtgttgtctgaacctgtcccCTGCCTGTTAAAATTGTCAGAAACTGCTTTGAAGTCTACAAAACAAGCGTatactttattgtttttttcaataagcTTCCTGGCAATACTAGTCAATTCAAAGATATAATCCATAGTTGCGAATCCCGACTGAAATCCTTCTTGAAACTTGCTAAGAAGATTAGTATTTCCATTCTACTTGGTTAGCCTTTTGCAAATATTAACACGAACAGGAGCAGAAGCATTccaaattcattaaataaaatgttgttttatttgttagaGCCTCTTGAGAGAAACATGAGATATACATTTCAATATAAACCTATACAAGATTTGAATACACAATACACATATAAATCCAATAACcatgaatgaataaattaatattttacaaactcatctaacacacacacacacctaAGTCCTACATAAAAACAGACATAAAAAGGACTCACCTCATTAAGGACAGATCTGTGCCGCGTCTCGAAATGTATATCGACATATCTTTCTTGATAAAAACTTTTGCCGCACAACCGACACGTCCATTGAGTCGGTCGATCACGTTTCTTTGCATCCTGTCGCGGTCCAAATACGTCCCTAAATGGATGTAAAGGACACTCTAAAGGCAATTTTACctaaaacgaattaaaaaacaCCGTAAATTCCAATGTCGTCCCTTCGAATGTGGATGTAAAACCTTGAGCGCAATAAATTTATCTTACCTGATACTTATCCAGGATTGGTGTCCATTTGGAGCGTATAATCTTACGTACTAGCCGACTGTTATCTTTGGAGCAAAGAAGTTTTATCACATTCGAATGAGGCCATGGTATTagtaataaaatgtaaattagggtaatctgaaaaaaaatttcaattttaagaattatgaGCAATCTTATACGAAATATTAGTTTAATGATTACACACGCCCCCCCCCCACACTTATAGAATGCCCTTTAAAAAACTAGTTAATTATTGGttacttatatatttaaaaaaaaaaaaacaataatccaATACAACAGTCAACAGAATCCCCAAAAATAGatcataaaatttgaaaaatcaataaatgagactcttttggaattttttccatCG
This window of the Eupeodes corollae chromosome 3, idEupCoro1.1, whole genome shotgun sequence genome carries:
- the LOC129952458 gene encoding uncharacterized protein LOC129952458, encoding MSPKFINFEITLIYILLLIPWPHSNVIKLLCSKDNSRLVRKIIRSKWTPILDKYQVKLPLECPLHPFRDVFGPRQDAKKRDRPTQWTCRLCGKSFYQERYVDIHFETRHRSVLNEAEDAVCFADFCDIMRCEVFQSEEASLTGGDTHIVTDIEVWGNSLGQSSALAKANAAYLSLIPLRSSALGATRASKVQNRQLCPDKSSQSKFKDISKEPVKEPIPEENIDDSKKSSSSSSSSSSSSSSSSSSSSSANHSSMKIDPLVQSNTSEETNNKTTNGSTVNIQKVRANCRTEDLSKLKSKCEYLLRSCIAGLLLQMTDHAFKEMEEEMNKAVCWYLSCDRYWEDGPLEPRAFPWGLILILVMVLSLGICFCYYIIWILFDSEEMTISSNNVHRYDYHHYAPQQHHSSPRYMAGPPPVVSHHLTHHPQQEIYERREVTTRLPSTAVTMVDCDTTIGGKYSSDMSSSTSMRPPSSTDIQNDLAHNEHYIYVTYPPDLKKRLFEKYE